The genomic DNA GTGTGAAACTAAACACCAATGAATGAGCTGTACACATCCAGATGGAGTTAAACTTACAGAGCAGCGTTCAGGGTGTTGTAAGAAGAAACAGcacgtcatcatcatcattttattcagACGCAGCGTGCAAACTGAACTCTTGTCTCGCGTTCACAGATATCGACGACGTCAAACTGACAAACTCGAGGGTGATCAACAGCTCCTTCCACCACAACAAGACCGGCTGTCAGATGACGTTCGACGACGATTACAGCGCCTACTGGGTCTACTTTGTCAACTTCCTGGGAACGCTGGCTGTGCTGCCTGGAAACATCGTCTCCGCCCTCCTCATGGACAAAATAGGACGTCTCAGCATGTTAGGTATGACATAATGACTCCATGGATAGCAGCCTTTGTTTTGACGTCTTCTTCTGATGAGGCTGTTTTGTGTCTGAGATATGAAAGATGTGTCGTGTCGTGTCCTGCAGGAGGCTCCATGGTGCTGTCGGGCATCAGCTGCTTCTTCCTTTGGTTCGGCACCAGCGAGTCGATGATGATCTTCATGCTCTGTCTCTACAACGGCCTCAGTATCTCCGCCTGGAACTCTCTGGATGTGGTCACCACCGAGCTGTACCCGACAGACAGGAGGTCTGCACCTCGTTAATATTTCAGATTTGCACTTTTCTTTCCTTGTGTTAAAACAGTTTCCCTCAAGATAAATAAGTTCAATCTTATCTA from Larimichthys crocea isolate SSNF chromosome IX, L_crocea_2.0, whole genome shotgun sequence includes the following:
- the LOC104926608 gene encoding synaptic vesicle glycoprotein 2C isoform X2; this translates as MKFKAVTFFDSSFVNCYFEDVTSVGSFFRNCTFVDSFFYNTDIDDVKLTNSRVINSSFHHNKTGCQMTFDDDYSAYWVYFVNFLGTLAVLPGNIVSALLMDKIGRLSMLGGSMVLSGISCFFLWFGTSESMMIFMLCLYNGLSISAWNSLDVVTTELYPTDRRGTGFGFCNAMCKLAAVLGNLIFGSLVGITKAIPILLASSVLVGGGLVGLRLPDTRANVLM